In Marinicauda algicola, one DNA window encodes the following:
- a CDS encoding mechanosensitive ion channel family protein — MSGQATRQAAEQAGEAAQAATDVTLRFFQPLFDQLQAMWVGFVQTLPQLVLSLIVLVLTWVLAAAFSGAVKKMALRAHMRRTLADLFQTLTGIVIWILGILIASMILFPSVTPAQAIGALGIGGIAVGLAFRDTFENFLAGIMILAREPMEKGDVIEVEDVRGEVEEVTIRDTYIRKRSNELVIVPNSMLFKNPVEIDTDRDIRRYDIVVGVAYGEDATAALEVIRSAAEGVEGIVQEKGVDVFAREFGASSIDYTVRWWADSDPRRLHETRSAMVLAIKAALDEAGIEIPFPYRTLTFDEPLTVRREEG; from the coding sequence TTGAGCGGACAGGCAACCCGGCAGGCAGCCGAACAGGCGGGCGAGGCCGCGCAGGCGGCCACGGACGTGACGCTGCGCTTCTTCCAGCCGCTGTTCGACCAGCTCCAGGCGATGTGGGTCGGCTTCGTGCAGACCCTGCCCCAGCTCGTCCTCTCGCTCATCGTCCTGGTGCTGACCTGGGTGCTTGCCGCGGCGTTCAGCGGCGCGGTGAAGAAGATGGCGCTGCGCGCGCACATGCGCCGCACGCTCGCCGACCTGTTTCAGACCCTGACCGGCATCGTGATCTGGATCCTCGGCATCCTCATCGCCTCGATGATCCTGTTTCCTTCCGTCACGCCGGCCCAGGCGATCGGGGCGCTCGGCATAGGCGGCATCGCGGTGGGCCTCGCCTTCCGCGACACGTTCGAGAACTTCCTCGCCGGCATCATGATCCTGGCGCGCGAGCCGATGGAGAAGGGCGACGTCATCGAGGTCGAGGACGTGCGCGGGGAGGTGGAGGAAGTCACCATCCGCGACACCTATATCCGCAAGCGCTCGAACGAGCTCGTCATCGTGCCGAACTCGATGCTGTTCAAGAATCCGGTCGAGATCGATACCGACCGGGACATCCGGCGCTACGACATCGTCGTGGGGGTGGCCTACGGCGAGGATGCCACCGCCGCACTCGAGGTGATCAGGTCGGCCGCCGAGGGCGTCGAGGGGATCGTGCAGGAAAAGGGCGTCGACGTGTTCGCCCGCGAGTTTGGTGCCTCCTCCATCGACTATACGGTGCGCTGGTGGGCCGATTCCGACCCGCGCAGACTGCATGAGACGCGCTCGGCCATGGTGCTCGCCATCAAGGCCGCGCTCGACGAGGCCGGCATCGAGATCCCGTTCCCCTACCGCACGCTCACCTTCGACGAGCCGCTGACGGTCAGGCGGGAGGAGGGGTGA